CGGGGGTGAGGGGAGCGAGCAGCTGGATGCACGAGCCGGAGTCGCCGACTGCGAGCATCGCTTCGCGAACGCCCTGCTCTTCATTGGTCTCTTCGTGGACCACGGACATATCGAAGGAGTTCTTGTAGAACTCCTTCGCGGCGTCGAGGTCGGCTACCGCGATACCGACATGGTTGATCTCGGTGAACAAGGGAGGCCTCCTCGGGCGGGCGGACTGTAGCGATGAACGTACCAACGCCCGCGTTGCCTAGTGACGCAGGTATAGGTGATCGCTTTCACTCCGGCTGGCTTAGGCTGGAGGGAGGGGCACCAGAGCCCGCGCAGTAGGGTGCCCATAACGATCGCCTCCCTAGGAGTATCCGCCATGAGCACGAACACCTCTGATCGCACCGCGGCCACCACCTCGGTCATCGTCTCCGGCGCCCGTACGCCGATGGGCCGGCTGATGGGATCGCTGAAGGACTTCTCCGGCGCCGAGCTCGGCGGGGTCGCGATCAAGGCAGCGCTGGAGCGCGCCGGGATCGCCGGCGAGCAGGTCGACTACGTCATCATGGGCCAGGTCCTGCAGGCCGGCGCCGGGCAGATTCCCTCCCGTCAGGCCGCAGTCGCCGCGGGCATCCCGATGGACGTGCCGTCGCTGACCATCAACAAGGTCTGCCTGTCCGGGCTCGATGCCATCGCGCTCGCCGACCAGCTCATCCGCGCCGGCGAGTTCGACATCGTCGTCGCCGGCGGCATGGAGTCGATGACCAACGCCCCGCACCTGCTGCCAAAGAGCCGCGCCGGCTACAAGTACGGCGCCTTCGAGGTGCTCGATGCGATGGCGTACGACGGGCTGACCGATGCCTTCGACCACGTCTCGATGGGCGAGTCGACCGAGACGCACAACCAGGGCCTGAACATCACCCGCGAGCAGCAGGACGAGTTCGCCGCCCGCTCGCACCAGCGCGCCGCCGCGGCAGCCAAGGAAGGCCGCTTCGACGAGGAGACGGTCGCGGTGCAGATCCCGCAGCGCAAGGGCGATCCGATCGAGTTCAAGACCGACGAGGGCGTGCGCGGCGACACGACCGTCGAGTCGCTGGGCAAGCTCAAGCCGGCCTTCTCCAAGGACGGCACCATCACCGCCGGCACCGCCTCGCAGATTTCCGACGGTGCATGCGCCGTCGTCGTGATGAGCAAGGAGAAGGCCGAGCAGCTCGGCATTCCCGTGCTCGCCGAGATCGGCGCGCACGGCAACGTCGCCGGCCCGGACAACTCGCTGCAGTCCCAGCCCTCACACGCGATCACCCATGCGCTGAAGAAGGCCGGTCGCTCCCTCGATGAGATCGACCTCGTCGAGATCAACGAGGCGTTTGCCGCGGTCGGCATCCAGTCGATGCGCGACCTGGGCCTTGACGAAGAGAAGGTCAACGTCGACGGTGGCGCGATCGCTCTTGGCCACCCCATCGGGATGTCCGGAGCCCGCCTGGTGCTGCACCTCATCTACGCGCTGCGTGGACGCGGCGGCGGCACCGGCGTCGCAGCGCTCTGTGGCGGCGGCGGTCAGGGCGACGCGCTGATCATCGACGTACCCGCTGCCAGCTAGGTGGCAGCGGCAGGTGGCCGGCTCAGCCGCTCGGCGAGTGTGTCCGAGCTCGTCGAGCGGGCTCGCGACGGTCAAGCGCGGGCGGTTGCGCGGTTGATCTCGCTCGTCGAGGACGAGAGCCCGCAGCTGCGCGACGTGGCTGCGGAGTTGGCGCCGTACACCGGCAACGCCATCGTCATCGGGATCACCGGCTCACCCGGTGTCGGCAAGTCGACCTCGACCTCGGCGTTGGTGCGTGCCTACCGCGCGCAGGGCAAGCGGGTCGGCGTACTCGCCGTTGATCCGTCGTCGCCGTTCTCCGGCGGTGCGCTGCTCGGTGACCGTATCCGCATGCAGGACCACGCGACCGATTCCGGGGTCTTCATCCGCTCGATGTCCTCTCGCGGTCACCTGGGCGGTCTGTCCTGGGCGAGCCCGCAAGCGCTGCGGGTGCTCGACGGTGCCGGCTTTGACGTCGTACTCATCGAGACCGTGGGCGTCGGGCAGGCCGAGGTCGAGATCGCCTCGATGGCCGATACGACGCTCGTGCTGCTGGCGCCGGGGATGGGCGACGGAATCCAGGCGGCCAAGGCCGGAATCCTTGAGGTCGCAGACATCTTCGTGGTCAACAAGGCCGACCGCGACGGCGCCGACAACGTCGTCCGCGACCTGCGCAACAT
The nucleotide sequence above comes from Epidermidibacterium keratini. Encoded proteins:
- a CDS encoding acetyl-CoA C-acetyltransferase, which codes for MSTNTSDRTAATTSVIVSGARTPMGRLMGSLKDFSGAELGGVAIKAALERAGIAGEQVDYVIMGQVLQAGAGQIPSRQAAVAAGIPMDVPSLTINKVCLSGLDAIALADQLIRAGEFDIVVAGGMESMTNAPHLLPKSRAGYKYGAFEVLDAMAYDGLTDAFDHVSMGESTETHNQGLNITREQQDEFAARSHQRAAAAAKEGRFDEETVAVQIPQRKGDPIEFKTDEGVRGDTTVESLGKLKPAFSKDGTITAGTASQISDGACAVVVMSKEKAEQLGIPVLAEIGAHGNVAGPDNSLQSQPSHAITHALKKAGRSLDEIDLVEINEAFAAVGIQSMRDLGLDEEKVNVDGGAIALGHPIGMSGARLVLHLIYALRGRGGGTGVAALCGGGGQGDALIIDVPAAS
- the meaB gene encoding methylmalonyl Co-A mutase-associated GTPase MeaB; translation: MAAAGGRLSRSASVSELVERARDGQARAVARLISLVEDESPQLRDVAAELAPYTGNAIVIGITGSPGVGKSTSTSALVRAYRAQGKRVGVLAVDPSSPFSGGALLGDRIRMQDHATDSGVFIRSMSSRGHLGGLSWASPQALRVLDGAGFDVVLIETVGVGQAEVEIASMADTTLVLLAPGMGDGIQAAKAGILEVADIFVVNKADRDGADNVVRDLRNMLGLGGRHSDAGAWRPSIVKTIAEKEQGVDDVIEAIAAHRDWMVSHGELERRHKARAAGEVVAIAMGTLREKMREMEGHASLSKLADSIVTGTSDPYVAADLLVAELASAD